From Streptomyces sp. NBC_01754, a single genomic window includes:
- a CDS encoding transglycosylase family protein: MGSANGRHRRPRQAPAIVVTAGVTGSAIAIPLLGATGAHAADASTWDRVAECESGGMWSADLGNGSYGGLQFSQDTWKAYGGTAYAPRADLASRSQQIAVAEKVLDAKGPQAWPSCAGISGLLVDGALPGVDPGGDPAADATATPSPEAVDGTSGEAADGGRGEAADGNKGRAADKASDDAPGAPDTGSRGGGSDTPDEARGSAGRDGAGPSASPSATPSPGATGTPGAPQGTPGGKHRGAPAPEAGATGAEEADGRESGRHASRGDSGAREGAGTASDGTYTVQEGDNLWAIAEAQSLPGGWTGLYEANKDEVGSDPDLILPGQSLDLTQPADTGSALAQGGATTTVN; the protein is encoded by the coding sequence ATGGGCTCCGCGAACGGCAGACACCGCCGCCCTCGCCAGGCACCCGCCATCGTCGTCACCGCCGGTGTGACGGGATCGGCCATCGCCATTCCGCTGCTCGGCGCGACCGGTGCGCACGCCGCCGACGCCTCGACCTGGGACCGGGTCGCCGAGTGCGAGAGCGGCGGCATGTGGAGCGCCGACCTCGGCAACGGCTCCTACGGCGGCCTCCAGTTCTCGCAGGACACCTGGAAGGCGTACGGCGGCACGGCGTACGCGCCCCGCGCCGACCTGGCGAGCCGGTCGCAGCAGATCGCGGTCGCCGAGAAGGTCCTGGACGCCAAGGGCCCCCAGGCGTGGCCCAGCTGCGCGGGCATCTCCGGGCTCCTGGTGGACGGCGCGCTGCCGGGCGTCGACCCGGGCGGTGACCCGGCGGCCGACGCGACGGCGACCCCCTCGCCCGAGGCCGTCGACGGTACCTCCGGCGAGGCCGCGGACGGCGGCAGGGGCGAGGCGGCGGACGGGAACAAGGGCAGGGCGGCGGACAAGGCGTCCGACGACGCCCCGGGCGCCCCGGACACGGGCTCACGCGGCGGCGGTTCGGACACGCCGGACGAAGCCCGCGGATCCGCCGGGCGGGACGGGGCCGGCCCCTCGGCCTCCCCCTCCGCCACGCCCTCGCCCGGGGCCACCGGGACCCCCGGCGCCCCGCAGGGGACCCCGGGCGGCAAGCACCGCGGCGCGCCGGCCCCCGAGGCGGGTGCCACAGGAGCGGAGGAGGCGGACGGACGTGAGTCCGGCCGGCACGCCTCCCGTGGCGACTCCGGCGCGCGCGAGGGCGCCGGGACGGCCTCGGACGGCACCTACACCGTCCAGGAGGGCGACAACCTCTGGGCGATCGCCGAGGCGCAGTCGCTGCCCGGTGGCTGGACCGGGCTCTACGAGGCCAACAAGGACGAGGTGGGCTCCGACCCGGACCTGATCCTGCCCGGCCAGAGCCTCGACCTCACGCAGCCGGCCGACACGGGGAGCGCCTTGGCGCAAGGCGGGGCGACCACCACCGTCAACTGA
- a CDS encoding transglycosylase family protein, with amino-acid sequence MLLSSKGKHRRPSKAVRVATLVGVAGAAVAVPLMGATNASAASVSTWDAVAQCESGGNWSINTGNGYYGGLQFSQSSWAAAGGTQYASRADLATKEQQIATAEKLLALQGPGAWACAGAGGLTDDGVDPGVDTGSGSASTTGKNGDAAPQAQQERKAEQPTTRSEQRTAPGKTVTTPTGQKVEKGDGEYEVKAGDTLSSIAAAEHVKGGWQKLFELNGDIVDDADLIFPGQQLHLK; translated from the coding sequence ATGCTGCTTTCGAGCAAGGGCAAGCACCGCCGTCCCTCCAAGGCCGTCCGTGTCGCCACCCTGGTCGGCGTCGCCGGTGCCGCCGTCGCCGTCCCGCTGATGGGCGCGACCAACGCCTCCGCCGCCTCCGTCTCCACCTGGGACGCCGTCGCGCAGTGCGAGTCCGGTGGCAACTGGTCCATCAACACCGGCAACGGCTACTACGGTGGCCTCCAGTTCTCGCAGTCCAGCTGGGCGGCCGCCGGCGGTACGCAGTACGCGTCCCGCGCCGACCTGGCCACCAAGGAACAGCAGATAGCCACCGCCGAGAAGCTGCTCGCCCTCCAGGGCCCGGGTGCCTGGGCCTGTGCCGGCGCAGGCGGCCTGACCGACGACGGTGTGGACCCGGGCGTCGACACCGGCTCCGGCTCCGCCTCCACCACCGGGAAGAACGGCGACGCGGCCCCCCAGGCCCAGCAGGAGCGCAAGGCCGAGCAGCCCACCACCCGCAGCGAGCAGCGCACGGCTCCCGGGAAGACCGTCACCACCCCGACCGGCCAGAAGGTCGAGAAGGGCGACGGCGAGTACGAGGTGAAGGCCGGCGACACCCTCAGCAGCATCGCCGCCGCGGAGCACGTCAAGGGCGGCTGGCAGAAGCTGTTCGAGCTGAACGGCGACATCGTCGACGACGCCGACCTGATCTTCCCGGGTCAGCAGCTCCACCTGAAGTAG
- a CDS encoding HNH endonuclease family protein, protein MTPPHAVRDRRPSSPRYRALPILTLALTGTLALTGCGQVGNPLKSTPAPDSRVESGSALQAAEGLAVKRPASKDGYERKAFGSAWIDTDRNGCGTRDDILAAQLDAVSRDPDGCKVLKGVLDPDPYTGTRIAFERGRSKVDIDHLVALSDAWQKGAQKWSDGKRRAFANDPLNLVAADSSANRRKGDGDTSTWLPPNESYHCTYVAGQVAVKKKYELWVTRAEQKAMTEVLAGCPGEELPTGGNPTEAPTR, encoded by the coding sequence GTGACGCCTCCTCATGCCGTACGTGACCGCCGGCCGTCGAGCCCCCGGTACCGCGCCCTTCCGATCCTGACGCTCGCCCTCACGGGCACCCTCGCCCTGACCGGGTGCGGACAGGTGGGGAATCCGCTGAAGTCCACGCCGGCTCCGGACAGCCGGGTGGAGTCGGGCTCGGCGTTGCAGGCCGCCGAGGGGCTGGCCGTGAAGCGGCCGGCGTCGAAGGACGGTTACGAGCGCAAGGCGTTCGGGTCGGCCTGGATAGACACCGACCGCAACGGCTGCGGCACCCGCGACGACATACTGGCTGCCCAGCTCGACGCCGTCTCCCGGGACCCCGACGGCTGCAAGGTCCTCAAGGGGGTGCTGGACCCGGATCCGTACACCGGGACCCGCATAGCGTTCGAACGAGGCCGCAGCAAGGTGGACATAGACCACCTCGTCGCCCTGTCCGACGCCTGGCAGAAGGGCGCCCAGAAGTGGAGCGACGGCAAGCGCCGGGCCTTCGCGAACGACCCGCTCAACCTGGTGGCGGCCGACTCGTCCGCCAATCGCCGCAAGGGTGACGGGGACACCTCGACCTGGCTTCCGCCCAATGAGTCCTACCACTGCACGTACGTGGCGGGCCAGGTCGCCGTCAAGAAGAAGTACGAGCTGTGGGTGACGCGCGCCGAGCAGAAGGCGATGACCGAGGTGCTGGCGGGGTGCCCGGGCGAGGAGCTGCCGACGGGCGGCAACCCGACGGAGGCGCCCACCCGTTGA
- a CDS encoding amidase, which yields MIRQNALWAMTAAAQAEAVRGGETSAVELVDSHLERIAEVNPQVNAVTQLLAERAREAAAHTDQRRAAGEELGPLAGVPFTVKESTAVEGVPTTLGTARFRDLVAPADAPPVARLRAAGAIPIGHSNMPTLILAGMHTRSELFGDTVNPWNRSRTPGGSSGGDGVAVATGMAALGLGNDSGGSVRIPASFCGVAGLKPTTGRFPADHRVLGPDDPGPASQMLVTDGPLARTVADLRLAYEALAGTDPQDPRAVPVPLYGTPLPGPVKVAVVADPGGHGVHPTVRAAVTAAADALRDAGYDVREMADVPRLDEALDAYGRITVTEFAPTWPVVRKLLGEGGDRYIQMAMEKTPPANAAELTKLMGTWLGIRRSWAEFLDEFPLLLGPVFTEPPVEPGLESRDEAGRERVTESMRLCTVTSFVGVPAVAVPTGVSDGLPSGVQIIGRAFREDLCLAAAQEVEDRLGVLTPINPRTEVLAAAR from the coding sequence ATGATCAGGCAGAACGCCCTGTGGGCAATGACGGCCGCCGCCCAGGCGGAGGCGGTCCGAGGCGGAGAGACATCGGCGGTCGAACTGGTCGACAGCCACCTGGAACGCATCGCCGAGGTCAACCCACAGGTCAACGCGGTCACGCAGCTGTTGGCCGAGCGAGCCCGCGAGGCCGCGGCACACACGGACCAGCGGCGGGCAGCGGGCGAAGAACTCGGGCCGCTGGCCGGCGTGCCGTTCACGGTGAAGGAGTCAACCGCTGTCGAAGGCGTGCCGACCACACTCGGAACGGCACGCTTCCGCGACTTGGTGGCTCCGGCCGACGCACCCCCGGTGGCCCGGCTCCGCGCGGCGGGAGCCATACCGATCGGCCACAGCAACATGCCCACCCTGATCCTGGCCGGGATGCACACCCGCAGCGAGTTGTTCGGCGACACCGTCAACCCGTGGAACCGGAGCCGGACCCCGGGCGGCAGCAGTGGCGGTGACGGAGTAGCCGTCGCCACCGGCATGGCCGCGCTCGGACTCGGCAACGATTCCGGCGGATCAGTACGGATCCCTGCCTCGTTCTGCGGCGTGGCCGGGCTGAAGCCGACCACCGGGCGGTTCCCCGCCGACCACCGCGTCCTCGGCCCGGACGACCCGGGACCAGCCTCACAGATGTTGGTCACCGACGGCCCCCTGGCCCGTACGGTCGCCGATCTGCGGCTGGCATACGAGGCGCTGGCCGGGACCGACCCGCAGGACCCGCGGGCCGTGCCGGTGCCCCTCTACGGCACTCCGCTACCGGGACCGGTCAAGGTCGCGGTCGTGGCCGACCCCGGCGGCCACGGCGTTCATCCCACGGTCCGCGCGGCTGTCACGGCCGCGGCCGACGCGTTGCGCGACGCCGGGTACGACGTGCGGGAGATGGCGGATGTCCCGCGGTTGGACGAGGCACTCGACGCATACGGCCGGATCACCGTGACCGAATTCGCGCCGACCTGGCCAGTGGTGCGCAAACTGCTCGGCGAAGGCGGAGACCGCTACATCCAGATGGCCATGGAGAAGACTCCTCCAGCGAACGCCGCGGAGCTCACGAAGCTGATGGGGACCTGGCTCGGCATCCGCCGCTCCTGGGCGGAGTTCCTCGACGAGTTCCCTCTGCTGCTCGGACCGGTGTTCACCGAGCCGCCCGTCGAGCCGGGACTGGAGTCACGCGACGAAGCGGGACGGGAACGGGTCACCGAGAGCATGCGCCTGTGCACGGTGACCAGCTTTGTGGGCGTTCCCGCGGTCGCCGTACCGACCGGAGTCAGCGACGGACTCCCGTCCGGCGTACAGATCATCGGGCGCGCGTTCCGGGAAGACCTGTGCCTGGCCGCTGCCCAGGAGGTCGAGGACCGCCTCGGCGTGCTCACGCCGATCAACCCTCGCACGGAAGTCCTGGCTGCCGCGCGGTAG
- a CDS encoding nucleoside triphosphate pyrophosphohydrolase, giving the protein MNAEAPGRVVLLTASHRVAPGLLSWPAWQTLHAADRVLCAERDHPQLPYLREAGVVVEHLVPTAEELVDDCAGGRTVVVLVGGEGNRPLTDGLARLGGSGRVRMPDLELLPGSYDLPGARFLDLVQVMDRVRLECPWTSRRTHEDLTKYAIEEVYELVEAIETGDREELREELGDVLLQVVFHARIAEEDPDEPFAVDDVAATVVDKLIRRHPHVFGDGSAETPEDVRAHWLRVKAVEKQRDSATDGVPLGQPALALAAKLGSRARQAGADVPLPSGDSVGHRLLALAVRAEADGTDPEAALRAAARTYRDAIRAAEGLGGPADNVEG; this is encoded by the coding sequence GTGAACGCTGAAGCCCCCGGCCGTGTCGTCCTGCTCACCGCAAGCCACCGGGTCGCCCCCGGACTGCTGTCCTGGCCCGCCTGGCAGACGCTGCACGCCGCCGACCGGGTGCTGTGCGCCGAACGCGACCACCCGCAGCTGCCGTACCTGCGGGAGGCGGGTGTGGTCGTCGAGCACCTGGTGCCGACGGCCGAGGAGCTGGTGGACGACTGCGCGGGCGGCCGGACCGTGGTGGTGCTGGTGGGCGGCGAGGGAAACCGGCCACTCACCGACGGGCTGGCCCGGCTCGGCGGCTCGGGCCGGGTGCGGATGCCCGACCTGGAGTTGCTGCCCGGCTCGTACGACCTGCCGGGCGCCCGGTTCCTGGATCTCGTCCAGGTCATGGACCGGGTCCGGCTGGAATGCCCGTGGACCTCGCGCAGGACGCACGAAGACCTCACGAAGTACGCCATCGAGGAGGTCTACGAACTGGTGGAGGCCATCGAGACCGGCGACCGCGAAGAGCTGCGGGAAGAGCTCGGGGACGTCCTGCTCCAGGTGGTCTTCCACGCCCGGATCGCCGAGGAGGACCCGGACGAGCCGTTCGCCGTCGACGACGTGGCGGCCACCGTCGTCGACAAGCTGATCCGGCGACACCCCCATGTCTTCGGCGACGGGAGCGCCGAGACCCCGGAGGACGTCCGTGCCCACTGGCTGCGTGTCAAGGCCGTCGAGAAGCAGCGTGATTCGGCCACCGACGGGGTACCGCTGGGCCAGCCGGCGCTGGCCCTGGCGGCGAAGCTCGGCAGCCGGGCCCGCCAGGCCGGGGCCGATGTCCCGCTGCCGTCCGGTGACTCCGTCGGCCACCGGCTGCTCGCCCTGGCCGTACGCGCCGAGGCGGACGGCACCGACCCCGAGGCCGCGCTGCGGGCCGCCGCCCGCACCTATCGGGACGCGATCCGGGCGGCGGAGGGCCTCGGCGGCCCTGCGGATAACGTCGAGGGGTGA
- a CDS encoding SurA N-terminal domain-containing protein: MHRRRRTAIAVSAAMLVAAPLLSACGGEAHPGAAAVVGGERIEISAVQAQAADVRSAQEASERSEQLVNRSGQLTRATLHSVIFGRVLDRAAKDAGVDVSRKEVQQVRAAAAAQSGGDEGLRTVMLEQRWVAPGQIDEDLRKEVQIPKLAQALGADLQSPAGQQVVGEALTKASKALHIDVNPRYGSWDDAKVQLSTYEAPWITQVTTFQPQEAEVGA, translated from the coding sequence TTGCACCGCCGACGTCGCACCGCGATCGCCGTATCCGCCGCCATGCTCGTCGCGGCGCCGCTCCTCTCCGCCTGTGGTGGTGAGGCGCATCCAGGGGCCGCCGCCGTGGTCGGCGGGGAGCGGATCGAGATCTCGGCCGTCCAGGCGCAGGCGGCCGACGTACGGAGCGCCCAGGAGGCCTCCGAGCGGTCCGAACAGCTGGTGAACCGGTCCGGGCAGCTCACCCGGGCCACGCTGCACAGCGTGATCTTCGGCCGCGTCCTGGACCGTGCCGCGAAGGACGCCGGAGTGGACGTCAGCCGCAAGGAGGTCCAGCAGGTCCGTGCGGCGGCCGCCGCGCAGTCCGGCGGTGACGAGGGGCTGCGGACGGTGATGCTGGAGCAGCGCTGGGTCGCCCCCGGCCAGATCGACGAGGACCTGCGCAAGGAGGTCCAGATCCCCAAGCTGGCCCAGGCGCTCGGGGCGGACCTCCAGAGCCCGGCCGGCCAGCAGGTCGTCGGGGAGGCGCTCACCAAGGCGTCGAAGGCCCTGCACATCGATGTCAACCCGCGCTACGGCAGCTGGGACGACGCCAAGGTGCAGCTCAGCACCTACGAGGCCCCGTGGATCACCCAGGTCACCACCTTCCAGCCGCAGGAGGCCGAGGTCGGCGCCTGA
- a CDS encoding cytochrome P450 family protein produces MNDCPAHPATDAPELFTWEFATDPYPAYAWLREHSPVHRTTLPSGVEAWLVTRYADARRALADGRLSKNPAHHAGPANVKGKTGIPGERKAELTTHLLNIDPPDHTRLRRLVAKAFTPRRVAAFAPRVQELTDRLIDAFADRGQADLIHDFAFPLPIYAICDLLGVPAEDQDDFRDWAGMMIRHGGGPRGGVARSVKKMRGYLAELIHRKRENPGDDLISDLIRASDHGEHLTENEAAAMAFILLFAGFETTVNLIGNGVYALLRDPEQRERLQRSLAAGESGLAATGIEELLRYDGPVELATWRYATTSLTLGGQRIAAGDPVLVVLAAADRDPERFPDPDRLDLGRGDNQHLGYGHGIHYCLGAPLARLEGQTALATLLTRLPDLRLAVEPGELRWRGGLIMRGLRTLPVEFGTGGPAGEGTGPPAGGDDGGPAGEGDGRPARESDGPSTL; encoded by the coding sequence GTGAACGACTGCCCCGCCCACCCCGCCACCGACGCCCCCGAACTCTTCACCTGGGAGTTCGCCACCGACCCGTACCCCGCGTACGCCTGGCTCCGCGAGCACAGTCCCGTGCACCGCACCACGCTGCCCAGCGGGGTCGAGGCCTGGCTGGTGACCCGTTACGCGGACGCCCGGCGGGCGCTCGCCGACGGCAGGCTCTCCAAGAACCCGGCGCACCACGCCGGTCCGGCGAACGTCAAGGGGAAGACGGGCATCCCGGGGGAGCGCAAGGCAGAGCTGACGACCCATCTGCTGAACATCGACCCGCCCGACCACACCCGGCTGCGCCGGCTCGTGGCGAAGGCCTTCACCCCGCGCCGGGTCGCCGCGTTCGCGCCCCGGGTGCAGGAGCTGACGGACCGCCTCATCGACGCCTTCGCCGACCGGGGGCAGGCCGACCTCATCCACGACTTCGCCTTCCCCCTCCCCATCTACGCCATCTGCGACCTGCTCGGGGTGCCGGCCGAGGACCAGGACGACTTCCGGGACTGGGCCGGGATGATGATCCGGCACGGAGGCGGCCCGCGCGGAGGGGTGGCCCGGTCGGTGAAGAAGATGCGCGGCTACCTCGCCGAACTCATCCACCGCAAGCGGGAGAACCCGGGCGACGACCTGATCTCCGACCTGATCCGGGCGAGCGACCACGGCGAGCACCTCACCGAGAACGAGGCCGCCGCGATGGCCTTCATCCTGCTGTTCGCCGGATTCGAGACCACGGTCAACCTCATCGGCAACGGTGTGTACGCCCTGCTGCGCGACCCGGAACAGCGCGAGCGGCTGCAACGCTCCCTGGCGGCCGGCGAGAGCGGGCTGGCGGCCACCGGGATCGAGGAGCTGCTGCGCTACGACGGGCCGGTGGAACTCGCGACCTGGCGTTACGCGACCACCTCCCTGACGCTGGGCGGACAGCGGATCGCCGCCGGGGACCCCGTCCTCGTGGTGCTGGCGGCCGCCGACCGCGACCCGGAGCGGTTCCCCGACCCCGACCGTCTGGACCTCGGGCGCGGTGACAACCAGCACCTCGGCTACGGACACGGCATCCACTACTGCCTGGGAGCGCCGCTCGCCCGGCTGGAGGGGCAGACCGCGCTGGCGACCCTGCTGACCCGCCTGCCCGACCTGCGCCTGGCCGTGGAACCCGGCGAACTGCGTTGGCGGGGCGGGCTCATCATGCGCGGACTGCGCACCCTGCCCGTGGAGTTCGGTACCGGCGGGCCGGCCGGTGAGGGTACCGGGCCTCCGGCCGGCGGAGACGACGGGGGGCCGGCCGGTGAAGGGGACGGGCGGCCGGCCAGGGAAAGCGACGGGCCGTCAACTCTGTGA
- a CDS encoding TetR/AcrR family transcriptional regulator, translating into MPKQVDYESRRRRIAEAVCLLADEHGPEGVSMRDVAARAQVSLGAVQRCFRSKGEMLLFAVDHVGDRITERVRARLAASPAQSAATALGHATSEIALLREEHRAEARIWLAFVAQAAVSEPLSGPLRTSYAVLQNLLVRLITEATESGSAGEVATLPNPQHEACALLALADGLTTHVLIGHLTAEEAEEVLHAHLVGLWERLRTTRPRKAV; encoded by the coding sequence ATGCCCAAACAGGTGGACTACGAAAGCCGACGCCGCCGGATCGCCGAGGCCGTCTGCCTCCTTGCCGACGAACACGGACCGGAGGGAGTGAGCATGCGCGACGTCGCCGCCCGCGCACAGGTCTCACTGGGCGCCGTTCAGCGCTGCTTCCGCAGCAAGGGGGAGATGCTCCTGTTCGCCGTCGACCACGTCGGCGACCGCATCACCGAACGTGTGAGGGCACGCCTGGCCGCAAGCCCGGCCCAGTCGGCCGCCACCGCCCTGGGCCACGCGACCAGCGAGATTGCCCTGCTCCGCGAAGAACACCGCGCCGAAGCACGGATTTGGCTCGCGTTCGTCGCTCAGGCCGCTGTCAGCGAGCCACTCTCCGGCCCGCTGAGAACCAGCTACGCGGTCCTCCAGAACCTCCTCGTCCGCCTCATCACGGAGGCCACCGAGAGCGGCTCGGCCGGCGAAGTCGCTACGCTGCCCAACCCGCAGCACGAGGCTTGCGCTCTGCTCGCCCTCGCCGACGGCCTCACCACCCATGTGCTCATAGGCCACTTGACCGCAGAGGAAGCCGAGGAAGTCCTGCACGCGCATCTGGTCGGCCTCTGGGAACGCCTGCGCACCACCAGGCCCCGAAAGGCCGTCTGA
- the eno gene encoding phosphopyruvate hydratase: MPSIDVVVAREILDSRGNPTVEVEVGLDDGSTGRAAVPSGASTGAFEAIELRDGDPNRYHGKGVEKAVLAVIEQIGPELVGYDATEQRLIDQAMFDLDATENKGSLGANAILGVSLAVAHAASEASDLPLFRYLGGPNAHLLPVPMMNILNGGSHADSNVDIQEFMIAPIGAESFSEALRWGAEIYHTLKKVLKTKGLSTGLGDEGGFAPNLESNRAALDLILEAVKEAGYVPGRDIALALDVAASEFYKDGVYEFEGRSRSAAEMTEYYEELVAAYPLVSIEDPLYEDDWAGWKVITDRLGAKVQIVGDDLFVTNPERLSRGIEEGSANALLVKVNQIGSLTETLDAVELAQRNGFKCMMSHRSGETEDVTIADLAVAVNCGQIKTGAPARSDRVAKYNQLLRIEEILDDAAVYAGRSAFPRFRHEG; the protein is encoded by the coding sequence GTGCCGTCCATCGACGTCGTCGTAGCCAGGGAAATCCTCGACTCCCGGGGTAACCCCACGGTCGAGGTCGAGGTTGGTCTCGACGACGGCAGCACGGGACGTGCTGCCGTTCCGTCCGGCGCCTCCACCGGTGCGTTCGAGGCCATCGAGCTTCGTGACGGTGACCCCAACCGCTACCACGGCAAGGGCGTCGAGAAGGCCGTCCTCGCCGTGATCGAGCAGATCGGCCCGGAGCTCGTCGGCTACGACGCCACCGAGCAGCGCCTCATCGACCAGGCCATGTTCGACCTGGACGCGACCGAGAACAAGGGCTCGCTGGGCGCCAACGCCATCCTCGGTGTCTCGCTGGCCGTGGCGCACGCCGCGTCCGAGGCCTCCGACCTCCCGCTGTTCCGCTACCTCGGCGGCCCGAACGCGCACCTGCTGCCCGTTCCGATGATGAACATCCTCAACGGCGGCTCGCACGCCGACTCCAACGTGGACATCCAGGAGTTCATGATCGCGCCGATCGGCGCCGAGTCGTTCTCCGAGGCCCTGCGCTGGGGCGCGGAGATCTACCACACGCTGAAGAAGGTCCTCAAGACCAAGGGCCTGTCCACCGGCCTCGGCGACGAGGGCGGCTTCGCCCCGAACCTGGAGTCCAACCGCGCCGCCCTCGACCTCATCCTGGAGGCCGTCAAGGAGGCCGGTTACGTCCCCGGCCGCGACATCGCGCTCGCGCTGGACGTCGCCGCGTCCGAGTTCTACAAGGACGGCGTGTACGAGTTCGAGGGCAGGTCCCGCTCGGCCGCCGAGATGACCGAGTACTACGAGGAGCTCGTCGCCGCGTACCCGCTGGTCTCCATCGAGGACCCGCTGTACGAGGACGACTGGGCCGGCTGGAAGGTCATCACCGACAGGCTCGGCGCCAAGGTGCAGATCGTCGGCGACGACCTGTTCGTCACCAACCCCGAGCGCCTCTCCCGCGGCATCGAGGAGGGCTCGGCCAACGCCCTGCTCGTCAAGGTGAACCAGATCGGTTCGCTGACCGAGACCCTGGACGCCGTCGAGCTCGCCCAGCGCAACGGCTTCAAGTGCATGATGTCGCACCGCTCCGGCGAGACCGAGGACGTCACCATCGCCGACCTCGCCGTCGCGGTGAACTGCGGTCAGATCAAGACCGGCGCCCCGGCCCGCTCGGACCGCGTCGCCAAGTACAACCAGCTGCTGCGCATCGAGGAGATCCTCGACGACGCCGCGGTCTACGCGGGCCGTTCGGCGTTCCCGCGCTTCCGTCACGAGGGCTGA
- a CDS encoding serine/threonine-protein kinase: MNGRVIAERYELATILGQGGMGQVWTAYDRRLDRRVAVKLLRPDRVTGPSGSDAADELRRRFVRECRVTAQVDHPGLVTVHDAGNDGDDLYLVMQYVEGADLADHFAEHGPYPWTWAVAVAAQLCAVLSAVHAVPIVHRDLKPRNAMVRPDGTVTVLDLGIASVLDSDTTRLTHTGSPIGSPAYMAPEQAMGGAVGPYTDLYALGVLLHELLSGDVPFAGSTALGVLHRHLYEPPVPVRRIRPETPEVLEALVLRLLAKDPQHRPDSAQEVYEALRPLLPTQGAPAGPLDPTRPFLRPQAPWPDRAAAPHRVPPVPGGAAGLPGQRPSTPSAQSDVAKAVDEVKRLLSEGRITQAVDILGGILPAAAAEHGERSPVVRILRKQYAATLLDDGQYRRALPELRRLADDRAAEAGPADTQTLQFRYDAAQCLEQMGEAAAALAEYRAVLPYYENAYAAPAADPARAFDIRHRIGHLLLAVGDHGAGRAQLQALLHDTERAYGPHHPLPAELRRQLSHQQVVRGG; encoded by the coding sequence ATGAACGGGCGTGTCATCGCCGAGCGCTACGAGCTGGCCACCATCCTCGGCCAGGGCGGCATGGGCCAGGTGTGGACGGCGTACGACCGGCGGCTGGACCGGCGGGTGGCGGTGAAGCTCCTGCGGCCCGACCGGGTCACGGGCCCGTCCGGCAGCGACGCCGCCGACGAGCTGCGCCGCAGGTTCGTCCGGGAGTGCCGGGTCACCGCCCAGGTCGACCACCCGGGCCTGGTCACCGTCCACGACGCGGGCAACGACGGCGACGACCTCTACCTCGTCATGCAGTACGTCGAGGGCGCCGACCTCGCCGACCACTTCGCCGAACACGGGCCCTACCCCTGGACCTGGGCCGTCGCGGTCGCCGCCCAGCTCTGCGCGGTGCTCTCGGCCGTGCACGCCGTACCGATCGTCCACCGCGACCTGAAGCCGCGCAACGCCATGGTCCGGCCCGACGGCACCGTCACCGTGCTGGACCTGGGCATCGCCTCCGTCCTGGACAGTGACACCACACGGCTGACGCACACCGGTTCACCGATCGGCTCCCCGGCGTACATGGCGCCGGAGCAGGCGATGGGCGGAGCTGTCGGCCCGTACACCGACCTGTACGCGCTCGGGGTGCTCCTGCACGAACTGCTCAGCGGAGACGTGCCGTTCGCCGGGTCCACCGCCCTCGGCGTCCTGCACCGCCACCTCTACGAGCCGCCGGTCCCCGTCCGCCGGATCAGGCCCGAGACTCCCGAGGTGCTCGAAGCCCTCGTGCTGCGGCTGCTCGCCAAGGACCCGCAGCACCGCCCGGACTCCGCCCAGGAGGTCTACGAGGCGCTGCGCCCGCTGCTGCCCACGCAGGGAGCCCCGGCCGGGCCGCTGGACCCGACCCGTCCGTTCCTGCGGCCGCAGGCGCCCTGGCCGGACCGCGCCGCCGCACCACACCGCGTCCCCCCGGTGCCGGGCGGGGCGGCGGGCCTCCCGGGACAGCGGCCGTCCACGCCGTCCGCACAGTCCGACGTCGCGAAGGCGGTCGACGAGGTCAAGCGGCTGCTGAGCGAGGGACGGATCACCCAGGCCGTCGACATCCTGGGCGGCATCCTCCCGGCCGCCGCCGCCGAACACGGCGAGCGCTCCCCGGTCGTACGGATCCTGCGCAAGCAGTACGCCGCCACACTGCTGGACGACGGGCAGTACCGCCGGGCCCTGCCCGAGCTGCGCCGCCTCGCCGACGACCGCGCCGCGGAGGCCGGGCCGGCCGACACCCAGACCCTCCAGTTCCGTTACGACGCCGCCCAGTGCCTGGAACAGATGGGGGAGGCCGCCGCCGCGCTCGCCGAGTACCGCGCGGTCCTCCCGTACTACGAGAACGCCTACGCCGCACCCGCGGCCGACCCCGCCCGCGCCTTCGACATCCGGCACCGCATCGGCCACCTGCTGCTCGCGGTCGGCGACCACGGGGCGGGGCGCGCGCAGTTGCAGGCGCTGCTCCACGACACGGAGCGGGCCTACGGGCCCCACCACCCGCTGCCGGCGGAGCTGCGCCGGCAGCTCAGCCACCAACAGGTCGTCCGGGGCGGCTGA